In Doryrhamphus excisus isolate RoL2022-K1 chromosome 21, RoL_Dexc_1.0, whole genome shotgun sequence, a single genomic region encodes these proteins:
- the LOC131108997 gene encoding dnaJ homolog subfamily C member 13-like isoform X5, whose product MNVLKENQDLACFYTTKHSWRGKYKRVFSVGTHGITTYNPTTLEVTNQWPYGDICGIGPVGKGQGTEFNLTFRKGTGKKSETLKFSTEHRTELLTEALRFRTEFSEGKITGRRYNCYKHHWSDTRKPVSLEVTPGGIDQIDPHTNRVLCSYDYRNVEGFVETSGYQGGFCILYGGFSRLHLFASEHRDDIIRSAIEHAGNFIGITLRLRKEALTFEGFLTDRLGKYSSDESITSVAEFVVQKITSRHAEPVKRILALTETCLVERDPASYNIVTIKPFGEVFALICDANNPQVFTVEFIRGQIRKFSSTERDSLLASLLDGVRASGNRDVCVKMAPTRRGQRWGLLSMPVDEEVESLHLKFLAAPPNGNFADAVFRFNANISYSGVLHAVTQDGLFSENKEKLINNAVLALLTQEAELPSLNAELESHFQAIRRLVASKAGFQAFTQLPKSGQGYGLTDGTFREKLGVKTVKALKRNNNGVTHAAIDMLCALMCPMHDDYDLRQEQLNKASLLSSKKFLENLLEKFITNVDHGTGALVISSLLDFLTFALCAPYSETTEGQQFDMLLEMVASNGRTLFKLFQHPSMAIVKGAGLVMKAIIEEGDKEIATKMQELALSEGALPRHLHTSLFTISTDQRMLTNRQLSRHLVGLWTAENPVAMNLLKRILPTGLLAYMDSPDAVPERDVDRMHIRDNLKLATDQLNRNKVPEWQRIAGKAAKEVEKFAKEKADLVLMHWRDKMGIAQKEQDRNNLNPNQKPVILRKRRQRIKIEANWELFYYRFQLDHARSNLIWNLKTREELRDALEGEMRAFNVDRELGNATVISWNHQEFEVRYECLSDEIKIGDYYLRLLLEEDENEESSAIKRSYEFFNELYHRFLLTPKVTMKCLCLQALTIVYGKCFEEIGPFTDTKYIVGMLDRCTDKLERDRLIHFLNKLILNKKNVKDVMDSNGVRILVDLLTLAHLHTNRATVPLQSNVLEAAPDMKRESEKEWYFGNADKERRGPFSFEEMQEFWNSGVLTAKTRCWAQGMDGWRPLQAIPQLKWCLLATGQAVMNESDLATLILNMLITMCSYYPSRDQDNAIIRPLPKIKRMISDNACLPHIVQLLLTFDPTLVEKVANVLYLVMQDNPNLQRLYLSGVFFFIMMYTGSNVLPVARFLKYTHLKQAFKSEESKGLDIVQRSVLGPVLPEAMVCYLENYEAERFSEIFLGEFDTPEAIWSSEMRRMMIEKIAGHIADFSPRLQSNTRALYQYCPIPVISFPQLDNELFCNIYYLRHLCDTTHFPNWPIRDAVKLLKDTLEAWKREVEKKPPSMSVDDAYEVLNLPKGQGQHEESKIRKAYFRLAQKYHPDKNPDGRDMFEKVNKAYEFLCTKSARILDGPDPENIILILKTQSILFNRHKQELEPYKYAGYPMLIKTITMETQDDQLFSKTSPLLPAATELAFHTVNCSALNAEELRRENGIEVLLEALSRCVSVLTASSKADDMAVQVCGHICKCYSVAAQFEECREKIIELPFIIRDLCHILYYGKCLPKTASLAVQCVSSFAVDFFLQTHLYHAGVLWHLLVNLFNYDYTLEESGVQTSQETNQQQVANNLAKLSLVALSRLGGYLQTPHSPGAGNPVPETNGVDGTPPDNPTIRKSLAAMLTPYISRKLGVGSSAEVLKLLNSNSENPYLIWNNGTRAELMEFLESQQEGNIKRGENDKSFGADFVFGDHSKELIVGEIFVRVYNEQPTFPLEFPKAFAASLLDYVGSQAQYLHTLLAMSQSNKVESQQHAERLRFAEMALEALRNVIKNNPGSETECIGHFKLLFSLLRVHGAGRVQQLVLEVVNTVTSNQECVSNIAESLVLSNLLLLLHSLPSSRQMVLETIHALTSNTKIVKEAMAKGALIYLLDLFCNCTHPQVRTQTAELFSKMTSDKLVGPKVRLTLIRFLPGVFMDAMRDNAEAAVHIFEGTHENPELIWNDGSRETVSTTVREMMLEHFKQQKDNPDVNWRLPEDFTVAYGAGQGELEVGGVFLRIFIAQPGWVLRKPREFLVSLLETLTELLEKNNPNGEALETVTTAAVCLFSTQTQLADQVPPLGHLPRVLAALNHKNNAIPKSSIRLIHVLSDNELCVRSMAALEAIGPLMTGMKVRADMAGLACEALNRMFQKEQTELVAQALRVELVPYLLKLLEGIGLETLDNPSATKAQIVKALKSMTRSLQYGEQVNEILAKSAVWSAFKDQKHDLFISESQTAGYLTGVSTPSLLAASSPLRGGL is encoded by the exons ATGAACGTCCTGAAAGAAAACCAAGACCTGGCCTGCTTCTACACCACCAAGCACTCCTGGAGGGGAAA gtacaaGCGTGTCTTCTCTGTGGGAACCCACGGCATCACCACGTACAACCCCACCACGCTAGAAGTAACTAATCAG TGGCCTTATGGAGACATCTGTGGAATCGGCCCGGTTGGAAAAGGTCAGGGCACGGAGTTCAACCTCACATTCCGAAAGGGCACCGGCAAGAAGTCGGAGACGCTCAAGTTCTCCACGGAGCATCGGACGGAGCTGCTCACAGAAGCGCTG AGATTCCGAACAGAGTTTTCAGAGGGAAAAATAACTGGCAGG CGTTACAACTGCTACAAGCACCACTGGAGTGACACTCGGAAGCCCGTGAGTTTGGAGGTTACGCCGGGCGGCATCGACCAAATCGACCCTCACACCAACCGGGTTCTCTGTTCCTACGACTACCGCAACGTCGAAGGCTTTGTGGAGACCTCCGGCTACCAGGGTGGCTTCTGCATCCTTTACGGCGGATTCAGCAGGCTG CATCTGTTCGCCTCCGAGCATCGAGATGACATCATCCGCAGCGCCATAGAGCACGCCGGGAACTTTATTGGAATCACGTTGCGGCTCAGGAAGGAAGCACTGACATTCGAGGGATTCTTGACGGACAGACTCGGGAAGTACAGTTCAGACGAGAGCATCACGTCGGTGGCCGAGTTTGTGGTGCAGAAGATCACGTCACGGCATGCG GAGCCTGTCAAGCGTATCCTGGCCTTGACCGAGACTTGTTTAGTGGAGAGAGATCCAGCGTCCTACAACATCGTCACCATTAAACCATTTGGGGAG GTGTTTGCTCTCATATGCGACGCCAACAACCCTCAGGTGTTTACAGTCGAATTCATCAGAGGCCAGATCAGAAAGTTCTCCTCCACTGAACG GGACTCCTTGCTGGCCAGCTTGCTCGATGGCGTCCGCGCGTCGGGTAACAGGGACGTGTGCGTCAAGATGGCTCCCACGCGGCGCGGCCAGCGATGGGGCCTCCTGAGCATGCCTGTGGACGAGGAGGTGGAGAGCCTGCATCTGAAATTCCtggcagctcctccca ATGGAAACTTTGCCGATGCAGTATTCCGATTTAACGCCAACATATCCTACAGCGGTGTGCTACACGCAGTAACACAAGAT GGTCTCTTCTCCGAGAACAAAGAGAAGCTCATCAACAACGCCGTCCTGGCTCTCTTGACGCAGGAGGCAGAGTTGCCATCTCTCAACGCCGAACTGGAGAGCCACTTCCAGGCCATCCGCCGCTTGGTGGCCTCCAAAGCCGGCTTCCAGGCCTTCACCCAGCTGCCTAA GTCTGGTCAAGGGTATGGACTCACAGACGGAAC GTTCAGGGAAAAGTTAGGAGTAAAGACGGTCAAAGCTTTAAAGAGGAACAACAACGGCGTGACGCACGCCGCCATCGACATGCTCTGTGCTCTGATGTGT CCCATGCATGACGACTACGACTTGAGACAGGAGCAACTCAACAAAGCATCGCTGCTGTCTTCCAAGAAGTTCCTGGAAAACCTTCTTGAGAAATTCATTACCAATGTc GACCATGGAACAGGCGCTTTGGTCATCAGCTCCCTGTTGGATTTCTTAACGTTTGCGCTGTGCGCCCCCTACAGTGAAACCACCGAGGGGCAGCAGTTTGACATGCTGCTTGAGATGGTGGCCTCCAACGGCCGCACGCTCTTTAAACTCTTCCAG CATCCCTCTATGGCGATTGTGAAGGGCGCTGGACTGGTCATGAAGGCCATTATTGAG GAAGGGGACAAGGAAATCGCCACCAAAATGCAAGAGCTGGCTTTAAGCGAAGGGGCTCTGCCTCGGCATCTTCACACTTCCTTGTTTACCATCAGTACGGACCAGAGGATGCTCACCaacag ACAGCTGAGTCGTCACCTGGTCGGTTTGTGGACCGCCGAGAACCCCGTCGCCATGAACCTACTCAAGAGAATATTG CCAACGGGTCTGCTAGCTTACATGGACAGTCCCGATGCCGTGCCGGAGAGAGACGTGGATCGAATGCACATCAGAGACAACTTAAAACTTGCCACG GACCAGCTCAACCGAAACAAGGTCCCCGAGTGGCAGCGGATAGCCGGCAAAGCAGCCAAAGAGGTGGAGAAGTTTGCCAAGGAGAAGGCCGATCTGGTTCTGATGCACTGGAGGGATAAGATGGGCATCGCACAGAAGGAG CAGGACAGAAATAACCTG AATCCCAATCAAAAGCCGGTCATCCTGAGAAAAAGACGACAGCGCATCAAGATTGAAGCCAACTGGGAGCTTTTCTACTACAG ATTCCAACTGGACCACGCACGCTCCAACCTAATATGGAACCTGAAAACAAGGGAGGAGCTGCGGGACGCCCTGGAAGGGGAGATGCGCGCCTTCAACGTGGACCGCGAGCTCGGCAATGCCACCGTCATCTCCTGGAACCACCAGGAGTTTGAG GTGAGATACGAGTGCCTTTCCGATGAAATCAAGATCGGCGACTATTACTTGCGCCTCCTGCTGGAAGAGGATGAAAACGAGGAGTCGAGTGCCATCAAGAGATC GTACGAGTTCTTCAACGAGCTATACCACCGCTTTCTGCTAACGCCCAAAGTCACGATGAAGTGCCTGTGCTTGCAGGCGCTAACGATAGTCTACGGCAAGTGCTTTGAAGAAATCGGCCCCTTCACTGACACAAAATAcatcgtgggcatgctggacaGA TGCACCGACAAACTGGAACGAGACAGGCTCATCCACTTTTTGAACAAATTGATTCTCAACAAG AAAAATGTGAAGGATGTAATGGACTCTAACGGAGTGCGAATCCTGGTGGATTTGCTCACTTTGGCTCATCTGCACACCAACAGAGCTACTGTGCCACTTCAG AGCAACGTCTTGGAAGCAGCGCCAGACATGAAGAGAGAAAGTGAGAAAGAGTGGTACTTTGGAAATGCCGACAAGGAAAGAAGAGGACCTTTTAGCTTCGAAGAG ATGCAGGAGTTTTGGAACAGCGGCGTCCTGACCGCAAAGACGCGGTGCTGGGCTCAAGGGATGGATGGTTGGCGCCCCCTGCAGGCCATCCCGCAGCTGAAGTGGTGCCTCCTGGCTACAGGGCAGGCGGTGATGAACGAGTCTGACCTGGCGACCCTCATCCTCAATATGCTCATCACCATGTGCTCCTACTACCCCAGCAG GGACCAAGATAACGCCATCATTCGTCCATTACCAAAGATCAAGAGGATGATAAGCGACAACGCTTGCCTCCCTCATATTGTTCAG TTGCTCTTGACGTTCGATCCCACGCTGGTGGAAAAAGTGGCCAACGTCCTGTACCTGGTGATGCAGGACAACCCCAACCTGCAGCGGCTGTACCTGAGCGGagtcttcttcttcatcatgATGTACACCGGCTCCAACGTGCTTCCTGTTGCAAG GTTCCTGAAGTACACTCACCTGAAACAAGCCTTTAAATCAGAAGAG TCTAAAGGCTTGGACATCGTGCAGCGCAGTGTTCTGGGACCCGTTCTTCCAGAAGCCATGGTGTGCTATCTGGAGAACTACGAGGCCGAGCGCTTCTCTGAGATATTCCTGGGTGAATTTGACACCCCGGAGGCCATTTGGAGCAGCGAGATGAG GCGCATGATGATTGAGAAGATCGCCGGCCACATCGCAGACTTCAGCCCGAGGCTGCAGAGCAACACGCGCGCCCTCTATCAGTACTGTCCCATCCCCGTGATCAGCTTCCCGCAACTGGACAACGAGCTCTTCTGCAACATCTACTACCTCAGACACTTATGTGACACCACCCACTTCCCCAACTGGCCAATTCGAGATGCT GTGAAGCTGCTTAAAGACACGCTTGAAGCTTGGAAGAGGGAGGTGGAGAAGAAGCCACCCTCCATGTCTGTAGATGATGCTTACGAAGTCCTCAACCTCCCCAAAGGACAAGGACA GCACGAAGAGAGCAAGATCAGGAAGGCTTACTTCAGGCTGGCGCAGAAGTACCATCCTGACAAGAACCCTGATGGAAGA GACATGTTTGAGAAAGTCAACAAGGCCTACGAGTTCCTTTGCACAAAGTCCGCAAGAATCCTAGACGGCCCTGACCCAGAAaacatcatcctcatcctcaagACCCAGAGCATCCTCTTTAATCGGCATAAACAAG AACTGGAGCCCTACAAATATGCCGGCTACCCCATGCTCATCAAAACAATCACCATGGAGACCCAGGACGACCAACTCTTCTCCAAGACCTCCCCTCTTCTCCCGGCCGCCACCGAGTTGGCCTTCCACACCGTCAACTGCTCCGCTCTGAACGCTGAGGAGCTTCGGCGTGAGAACGGCATCGAG GTGTTGCTGGAGGCTCTTTCGCGTTGCGTGTCCGTGTTGACTGCATCCAGCAAGGCTGACGACATGGCGGTTCAG GTGTGTGGGCACATCTGTAAGTGCTACAGCGTTGCCGCACAGTTTGAGGAATGCAGGGAAAAGATCATTGAGCTGCCCTTCATCATCCGAGACCTCTGTCACATCCTGTATTACGGAAAG TGTCTTCCCAAAACCGCCTCCCTGGCGGTTCAGTGCGTCAGCTCCTTCGCCGTGGACTTCTTCCTCCAGACCCATCTCTACCATGCCGGCGTGCTCTGGCACTTGCTTGTCAACCTCTTCAACTACGACTACACCCTGGAGGAGAGCGGCGTTCAAACCAGTCAGGAGACCAACCAGCAGCAGGTGGCCAACAACCTGGCCAAGCTCAGCCTGGTGGCACTTAGCCGTCTGGGAGGCTACCTCCAGACGCCGCACAGCCCCGGCGCCGGAAATCCTGTCCCGGAGACCAACGGTGTGGACGGTACGCCGCCGGACAATCCCACTATTCGAAAGAGCCTTGCCGCCATGTTGACGCCTTACATCTCCAGGAAGCTGGGAGTCGGATCTTCAGCTGAG GTCTTGAAACTGCTGAACAGTAACTCGGAGAACCCGTACCTCATCTGGAATAACGGAACCCGAGCCGAGCTGATGGAATTCCTGGAGAGTCAACAGGAAGGAAACATCAAAAGA GGCGAAAACGATAAGAGCTTTGGCGCTGATTTTGTATTCGGCGATCACAGCAAAGAGCTAATCGTCGGGGAGATCTTTGTACGGGTTTACAACGAACAACCGACATTCCCGCTTGAA TTTCCCAAAGCGTTTGCAGCCAGTCTGCTGGACTACGTGGGCTCTCAGGCCCAGTACCTCCACACTCTGCTGGCTATGAGTCAGAGCAACAAGGTCGAGTCCCAGCAGCATGCCGAGCGGCTCCGCTTTGCAGAGATGGCTCTGGAGGCTTTACGTAACGTCATCAAGAACAACCCTG GCTCCGAGACAGAATGCATCGGCCATTTTAAGTTACTCTTCTCCCTGTTGCGTGTTCACGGAGCTGGTCGGGTGCAGCAGCTGGTCTTggag GTCGTGAACACGGTGACATCAAATCAAGAATGTGTGAGCAACATCGCCGAATCTTTGGTGTTGTCCAACCTCCTCTTATTGCTGCACTCCCTCCCGTCGA GCAGGCAGATGGTGTTGGAGACCATCCATGCATTGACCTCCAACACCAAAATAGTCAAAGAAGCCATGGCCAAAG GCGCTCTTATATACCTTCTAGATCTCTTCTGTAACTGCACTCACCCTCAGGTCCGCACACAGACGGCTGAGCTCTTCTCCAAAATGACCTCGGACAAGCTGGTGGGACCCAAG gtTCGTCTGACTCTGATTCGCTTCCTTCCGGGTGTGTTCATGGACGCCATGCGGGATAACGCTGAAGCGGCGGTGCATATATTTGAGGGAACGCACGAGAACCCTGAGCTCATTTGGAACGATGGCTCCAGAGAGACCGTTTCCACCACTGTGCGGGAGATGATGCTTGA GCACTTTAAACAACAGAAAGACAATCCCGACGTCAACTGGAGA CTTCCTGAGGACTTCACTGTGGCCTACGGAGCTGGACAGGGCGAGCTAGAAGTGGGCGGAGTCTTTTTGCGCATCTTTATTGCCCAGCCGGGCTGGGTGCTACGCAAGCCTCGGGAGTTCCTCGTATCGCTTCTGGAGACCCTGACGGAGCTATTAGAGAAGAACAATCCCAAT gggGAGGCGCTGGAGACCGTTACCACGGCAGCAGTGTGTCTGTTCAGCACCCAGACTCAACTCGCTGATCAGGTCCCGCCTCTGGGTCACCTGCCCCGCGTCCTAGCGGCACTCAACCACAAGAACAACGCCATTCCCAAGAGCTCCATCCGTCTCATCCACGTGCTTTCGGATAACGAG CTCTGCGTGCGCTCCATGGCTGCCCTGGAAGCCATCGGTCCTCTCATGACCGGAATGAAGGTCCGCGCAGACATGGCCGGCCTGGCCTGTGAGGCTCTGAACCGCATGTTCCAGAAGGAGCAGACCGAACTCGTAGCTCAG GCTCTGAGAGTGGAACTGGTTCCGTACCTCCTTAAGCTCCTGGAAGGAATCGGTCTGGAGACCTTGGACAACCCCTCAGCGACCAAGGCCCAGATTGTAAAGGCTCTCAAGTCTATGACTCGCAGTCTGCAGTACGGAGAACAG GTCAATGAAATACTAGCAAAATCCGCGGTATGGAGTGCCTTCAAGGACCAGAAACATGATCTCTTTATTTCCGAGTCTCAGACCGCAGGCTACTTGacag GGGTTTCCACTCCCTCTCTCCTGGCCGCCAGCAGCCCACTCCGAGGTGGGCTCTAG